A region of Nostoc sp. 'Peltigera membranacea cyanobiont' N6 DNA encodes the following proteins:
- a CDS encoding TldD/PmbA family protein produces MLTSTLLLSNQLPTLQYSSTPERFDETWEAPLATLLGLGRAAGADFIELFLERRNYISCLAEEDSITSISPSLSTGAGVRVFRGKADCYVSTNDLSFSGLKAALEKGLSILGLQLPTPKAFIPEINLELLRDYATKRGKDAWLPVCSSIREMGEVLLDGTANLKQKASHIQSRRATYFRDWQEVLIAASDGTFARDIRLTQSVGFNLLCADGANRTSIGDRAGNTSDANFLRTWDSQQAAEKIAESAGKMLYADYVESGTYPIIMANHFGGVIFHEACGHLLETTQIERNTTPFADKKGEKIAHESLTAWDEGRSENAFGTIDMDDEGMPAQRTLLIEKGILKNFLADRTGSARTGHPRTGSGRRQNYTFAAASRMRNTYIDSGEYSTDELFASVDKGIYCKKMGGGSVGATGQFNFGVDEAYLIENGKITKPLKGAILIGEAKEIMNKISMCSQDLEIAPGFCGSVSGSIYTTVGQPHIKVDSITVGGR; encoded by the coding sequence ATGCTTACAAGTACGCTACTTCTCTCGAATCAACTTCCCACTTTACAATATTCCTCCACACCAGAGCGTTTCGATGAAACCTGGGAGGCCCCCCTGGCTACTCTCCTGGGATTAGGACGCGCCGCAGGTGCTGACTTTATCGAATTATTTTTAGAGCGTCGCAACTATATTAGTTGTCTTGCAGAAGAAGACTCTATCACTAGTATTTCACCAAGTTTGTCTACAGGTGCGGGAGTCAGAGTATTTCGCGGCAAAGCCGATTGCTATGTCAGTACTAATGACCTTTCGTTTTCTGGTTTAAAAGCAGCTTTAGAAAAAGGTCTTTCTATCCTGGGATTGCAATTACCTACTCCTAAAGCTTTCATTCCAGAAATTAACCTGGAATTACTGAGAGATTACGCCACCAAAAGAGGTAAAGATGCATGGCTACCAGTGTGTAGCTCCATCCGCGAAATGGGAGAAGTCCTTCTGGATGGGACTGCCAATCTGAAGCAAAAAGCTAGCCACATCCAATCGCGCCGTGCTACCTATTTTCGGGATTGGCAAGAAGTTTTAATTGCCGCTAGTGACGGGACTTTTGCCCGCGATATTCGCCTCACCCAGTCAGTAGGATTTAACCTATTGTGTGCTGATGGTGCTAATCGTACCTCAATTGGCGATCGCGCAGGTAATACTAGCGATGCCAATTTCTTGAGAACTTGGGATTCTCAACAAGCCGCCGAAAAAATCGCAGAATCTGCTGGAAAAATGCTCTACGCCGATTACGTAGAATCTGGTACTTACCCGATTATTATGGCCAATCACTTTGGCGGCGTAATCTTCCACGAAGCTTGCGGACACCTACTAGAAACAACTCAAATCGAACGCAATACTACTCCCTTTGCTGACAAAAAAGGCGAAAAAATTGCCCACGAAAGTTTAACCGCCTGGGATGAAGGGCGTTCTGAAAACGCTTTCGGGACAATTGATATGGATGACGAAGGTATGCCTGCTCAAAGAACCTTATTAATTGAAAAAGGCATTCTCAAAAATTTCTTAGCTGATAGAACAGGTTCTGCACGCACCGGACACCCCAGAACTGGAAGTGGTCGCCGCCAAAATTATACCTTTGCTGCTGCTAGCCGGATGCGTAATACTTATATTGATTCTGGCGAATATAGCACTGATGAATTATTTGCCTCTGTTGATAAAGGTATTTACTGTAAAAAGATGGGTGGCGGTAGTGTTGGTGCTACAGGTCAATTTAACTTTGGTGTTGATGAAGCTTATTTAATCGAAAATGGCAAAATCACCAAACCGCTAAAGGGAGCAATTTTGATTGGTGAAGCTAAGGAAATTATGAATAAAATTTCTATGTGTTCCCAAGATTTGGAAATTGCACCAGGTTTTTGTGGCTCTGTGAGTGGAAGTATTTACACCACAGTCGGACAACCCCACATCAAAGTTGATTCTATTACCGTCGGTGGACGATAA
- a CDS encoding DUF6887 family protein has translation MNKPQFAAMSKVELKRYLLENRNDTEAFHALMDKINAEPNPKFYTIDEIGELEKLIEAKRTRENL, from the coding sequence ATGAATAAGCCTCAGTTTGCAGCAATGAGCAAAGTAGAGTTAAAACGTTATTTATTAGAGAATCGTAATGATACAGAAGCTTTTCACGCTCTAATGGATAAAATTAACGCTGAACCTAACCCGAAGTTTTATACCATAGATGAAATTGGTGAACTGGAAAAACTAATAGAAGCAAAACGGACACGAGAAAATCTCTAA
- a CDS encoding TldD/PmbA family protein, with protein MPNINEIANSAKDNAEKLGIKKFDIYGSTVDDTSVQVDQGEPKQVKASNRSGVTVRVWNEENTMGVTSTTDVDPKGLELALKTAYEASFFGVKENVPDFSPEATVPIPNKHQDKTAQAPVAELIERLLVAEKELLAAHPAIQGVPYNGLSQRDIDRFYLNSDGAVRTESHSLASVYLYSKTEEEGKKPRSAGAYRINQSLDNLDINGCIKETADKTISHLNYEKIKTGKYRVVFSAEAFLSLLGAFSNLFNAQSILDNQSLSTPDDLGKEIASPLLSVYDDALHPANVGAETFDGEGTPTRQISLIENGVLKSFLHSAGTAKRLNSQPTGNASIGAKVSVSPNFYHVFTTATPEEELSLETAENVIFIDDLQALHAGVKSLQGSFSLPFDGWLVNKGVKTSIESATVAGDFLELLKSIIYVEKEAELTPGGVCPKIWVNELSITGE; from the coding sequence ATGCCAAATATCAATGAAATTGCAAATTCTGCCAAGGATAATGCTGAGAAGCTTGGCATTAAGAAATTCGACATTTATGGCTCAACGGTAGATGATACTAGCGTGCAAGTAGACCAAGGTGAGCCAAAACAAGTCAAAGCATCAAATCGCTCTGGTGTTACTGTTCGTGTGTGGAATGAAGAAAATACAATGGGTGTCACCAGCACCACAGATGTAGACCCCAAGGGATTAGAATTAGCTTTGAAAACTGCTTACGAAGCCAGTTTTTTTGGTGTTAAAGAAAATGTTCCTGATTTTAGTCCTGAAGCTACTGTTCCTATTCCGAATAAACATCAGGATAAAACAGCCCAAGCACCTGTTGCTGAACTCATAGAAAGATTGTTGGTAGCTGAAAAAGAATTACTGGCAGCCCATCCAGCAATTCAAGGTGTACCTTATAATGGTTTATCGCAAAGAGATATTGACAGGTTTTATCTAAATAGCGACGGTGCAGTGAGAACTGAATCTCATTCCTTAGCATCAGTTTATCTTTACAGCAAAACTGAAGAAGAAGGAAAAAAACCTCGCAGTGCAGGTGCTTATAGAATCAATCAAAGTTTAGATAATCTAGACATCAATGGTTGCATCAAAGAAACCGCCGATAAAACTATCAGCCACTTGAACTATGAAAAAATCAAGACTGGTAAATATCGAGTTGTTTTCTCAGCAGAAGCTTTCTTAAGTTTGTTGGGTGCTTTTTCTAATTTATTCAACGCCCAAAGTATTTTGGATAATCAAAGCTTATCAACTCCTGATGATTTAGGTAAGGAAATTGCTTCTCCTCTGCTTTCAGTTTATGACGATGCGCTGCACCCAGCTAATGTAGGGGCAGAAACTTTTGATGGTGAAGGAACTCCGACTCGTCAAATTTCGTTGATTGAAAATGGGGTTTTAAAAAGCTTTCTTCATAGTGCAGGTACTGCCAAAAGGTTGAATTCCCAGCCCACAGGTAATGCCAGTATTGGTGCAAAAGTCAGCGTTAGTCCGAATTTTTATCACGTTTTTACAACAGCAACTCCTGAAGAAGAGTTGAGTTTAGAAACTGCGGAGAATGTGATTTTTATCGATGATTTACAAGCTCTCCATGCCGGAGTTAAATCCTTGCAAGGTTCCTTTTCTCTGCCGTTTGATGGTTGGCTAGTGAATAAAGGTGTCAAGACGAGTATTGAGTCAGCAACAGTTGCTGGCGATTTCTTGGAACTCTTAAAGTCAATTATTTATGTAGAAAAAGAAGCTGAGTTAACACCAGGGGGAGTTTGCCCGAAAATCTGGGTTAATGAACTGTCAATTACTGGTGAATAA
- a CDS encoding glycoside hydrolase family 15 protein, with product MKTSTELLARLDYYYQQIKTIILTRQNPITGLLPASTAITAHGDYTDAWVRDNVYSILAVWGLGLAYRKIDDDKGRTYELEHSVIKLMRGLLFAMMRQAHKVETFKHTQSLLDGLHAKYNTATGDVVVGDDEWGHLQLDATSIFLLMLGQMTAAGLQIIYTIDEVNFVQNLVYYIGRAYRTPDYGIWERGNKINRGSAELNASSVGMAKAALEAINGLDLFGVHGSQASVIHVLPDEIARARITLESLLPRESGSKEIDAALLSIISYPAFAVEDLELRDRTLNDIINKLAGKYGCKRFLRDGHQTVLEDSQRLHYEPWELKQFEHIECEWPLFFTYLVLDGLFRGEQEQVKKYQNLLESLLIEQNGLRLLPELYYVPAENIEAEKLAPQTQPRLPNENIPLVWAQSLYFLGEMLSEGLLALGDIDPLGRHLCVGKQRESLVQIALLAEDEDLQKKLEVHGIEAQTPTQVEPIQVRKAGEFSAIYTQIGRNDKLGLTGRPVRRLRSLTTSRIFRISGETIVFLPSFSDSQQFYLTLDYHFLLDQIRSELAYIQKYWNDLGRPTLTLMLTHTMLESGSEALLELMQELKDGVCNGVRVKLGRLNQLMLTAGIQRIDFLPNAEFSRSPLKNASPRCYYLAYHPEKNWRLGHTQEFQMEYETNFGLLLSSLRASENIYEQIELLQTLTRLQGMKFDTGYGGPGYPVTVGDLLDEVYTKAGDLGIWAVVRRAAGLRQMVDISLSDAVTSILVRGKQIAVGKAYSEASLITVPMSHDEIADKINHFCREDIRDRVLTQEILIYLGILIRSEPELFQGLLTLRVGYLILLITSELARELHVTQDEAYDRLMQLSPFDVKMRLRQVLTGYTGMSNLLRQQESLHVKQKESDIAWVVLPGIAEGIEVPPGGWQRFRQAEGATGRVPKEFFKQVWLLMQHCKGIVIGDKLERRNRLDSEIMLSEMTAGERNFALLVEHLLNKIEAPEYRQVNIEALIELGAIAANNPNLQIEEYIVLDVLVGHAVRLAWLENHSQRSDRYDEDKASAWRSFYNTSPRDCASYILKAFRFLTEFVKDF from the coding sequence ATGAAAACATCTACCGAATTGCTAGCCCGTCTGGACTATTACTACCAGCAAATTAAAACAATTATCCTGACTCGGCAGAATCCGATTACTGGTTTACTACCTGCGAGTACTGCGATTACAGCCCACGGCGATTATACTGATGCCTGGGTGCGAGACAACGTTTACAGCATTTTGGCAGTTTGGGGTTTAGGACTTGCATACCGCAAGATTGATGACGACAAAGGACGCACCTATGAACTAGAACATAGTGTCATTAAATTGATGCGCGGGTTGCTATTTGCGATGATGCGACAAGCTCATAAAGTAGAGACATTTAAACATACTCAGTCGCTACTAGATGGACTGCACGCCAAATATAATACCGCGACTGGCGACGTTGTTGTTGGTGATGACGAATGGGGACATTTGCAACTTGATGCCACATCCATATTTTTGCTGATGTTGGGGCAAATGACGGCTGCGGGATTGCAAATCATTTATACGATTGATGAAGTGAACTTCGTCCAAAATTTAGTTTACTACATTGGACGAGCTTACCGCACACCAGATTACGGCATTTGGGAACGTGGGAATAAAATTAATCGTGGTAGTGCAGAGTTAAATGCCAGTTCTGTAGGCATGGCGAAAGCTGCTTTAGAAGCTATCAACGGACTGGATTTGTTTGGTGTGCATGGTAGTCAAGCATCAGTAATTCATGTTTTACCAGATGAAATTGCCCGCGCCCGGATTACCCTAGAATCCTTATTACCGAGGGAATCTGGTTCCAAAGAAATTGATGCGGCGCTGTTAAGTATTATTAGTTATCCTGCCTTTGCAGTGGAAGATTTGGAGTTACGCGATCGCACTTTAAACGATATTATCAATAAACTCGCAGGTAAATACGGCTGCAAACGCTTTCTGCGTGATGGACACCAAACCGTTTTAGAAGATAGTCAGCGCTTACACTACGAACCGTGGGAACTCAAACAATTTGAGCATATTGAATGCGAATGGCCGTTATTTTTCACTTATTTAGTTCTAGATGGATTATTTCGCGGCGAACAAGAACAAGTTAAAAAATACCAAAATCTTTTAGAATCATTACTTATAGAACAAAATGGTTTGCGTTTATTGCCAGAGCTTTATTATGTTCCAGCCGAAAACATAGAGGCAGAAAAGTTAGCGCCCCAAACGCAACCACGTTTACCCAATGAAAATATTCCTTTAGTATGGGCGCAAAGTTTATATTTTCTCGGCGAAATGTTGAGTGAAGGGTTACTAGCACTTGGTGATATCGACCCTTTGGGAAGACATTTGTGTGTAGGTAAACAGCGTGAATCGTTGGTACAAATTGCCTTATTAGCAGAAGATGAAGATTTACAGAAAAAACTAGAAGTTCACGGAATTGAAGCACAAACGCCCACTCAAGTAGAACCGATTCAAGTGAGAAAAGCTGGAGAATTCTCAGCTATTTATACCCAAATTGGACGTAATGACAAACTTGGTTTAACCGGGCGGCCAGTGCGACGGTTGCGGAGTTTGACAACATCGAGAATATTTCGGATTAGCGGTGAAACAATTGTGTTTTTACCTTCATTTTCCGATTCTCAACAGTTTTACTTAACCCTTGATTACCATTTTTTACTAGATCAAATTAGAAGCGAACTAGCTTACATTCAAAAATATTGGAACGATTTAGGTCGTCCTACCTTGACTTTAATGTTGACGCACACCATGTTAGAAAGTGGTTCTGAAGCATTACTAGAACTGATGCAAGAACTGAAAGATGGGGTTTGTAACGGTGTGCGAGTGAAATTAGGGCGGCTAAATCAGCTAATGCTGACGGCTGGAATTCAAAGAATCGATTTTCTGCCAAATGCAGAATTTTCGCGATCGCCACTGAAAAATGCTAGCCCACGTTGCTATTATTTGGCTTATCATCCTGAAAAAAACTGGCGCTTAGGACATACTCAAGAATTTCAGATGGAGTATGAAACCAACTTCGGATTATTACTTTCTTCTTTGCGTGCATCAGAGAATATTTACGAGCAAATTGAGTTATTGCAAACCTTAACTCGCTTGCAGGGAATGAAATTTGATACAGGGTATGGCGGCCCAGGATATCCTGTCACCGTAGGCGATTTGCTCGACGAAGTTTATACCAAAGCTGGAGATTTAGGCATTTGGGCAGTAGTGCGTCGGGCTGCGGGGTTGCGGCAAATGGTTGATATCAGCCTATCAGATGCAGTCACGAGTATTTTGGTACGGGGTAAGCAAATTGCTGTGGGTAAAGCTTATAGTGAAGCGTCTTTGATTACCGTACCCATGTCTCACGATGAAATTGCCGATAAAATTAATCATTTTTGTCGTGAAGATATCCGCGATCGCGTCCTAACACAAGAGATTTTAATCTATCTTGGTATCTTAATTCGCTCAGAACCCGAACTATTTCAGGGACTACTAACCCTGAGAGTCGGCTATCTCATTTTATTGATAACCAGCGAACTAGCGCGGGAATTACACGTTACCCAAGATGAAGCTTACGATCGCTTAATGCAACTTTCACCCTTTGATGTGAAAATGCGCTTGCGTCAGGTATTAACTGGATATACTGGCATGAGTAACCTGTTGCGCCAGCAAGAATCACTGCACGTCAAACAAAAAGAAAGTGATATCGCTTGGGTAGTATTACCAGGAATCGCCGAAGGGATAGAAGTCCCACCGGGTGGTTGGCAACGGTTTCGCCAAGCTGAAGGTGCGACGGGACGCGTACCAAAAGAATTTTTTAAGCAAGTTTGGCTATTAATGCAACATTGCAAGGGTATAGTAATTGGGGATAAACTAGAGCGGCGCAATCGTTTAGATAGTGAAATAATGCTGTCGGAAATGACAGCAGGTGAAAGAAATTTTGCTCTGTTGGTTGAGCATTTGCTGAATAAAATCGAAGCTCCAGAATACCGCCAAGTTAATATTGAAGCATTAATCGAATTAGGTGCGATCGCTGCCAATAATCCCAACCTGCAAATTGAAGAATATATCGTGCTAGATGTATTAGTCGGTCATGCAGTACGATTAGCTTGGCTAGAAAACCATAGTCAACGCAGCGATCGCTATGATGAAGATAAGGCGAGTGCGTGGCGATCGTTTTACAATACTTCACCTAGAGATTGTGCTAGTTATATTTTGAAGGCATTTAGATTCTTAACAGAGTTTGTGAAAGATTTTTAA
- a CDS encoding ribbon-helix-helix protein, CopG family, producing the protein METRINKRTHSDYTQSAAYLPKDLVKIFKQLALELEIGHSEAMEEAVRMWCDAAIKKVSQP; encoded by the coding sequence ATGGAAACTCGAATTAACAAACGCACCCACAGCGATTACACCCAAAGTGCTGCCTATCTGCCCAAGGATTTAGTTAAAATTTTCAAACAGCTAGCTCTTGAGTTAGAAATAGGGCACAGTGAGGCAATGGAAGAAGCTGTCAGAATGTGGTGTGATGCGGCAATCAAAAAAGTAAGTCAACCTTGA
- a CDS encoding glycosyltransferase family 2 protein: MSLFVLLPAYNEQESIRPLFKRFQTLQQISNMEIKLILVDDGSSDATADTALEEAESLGVLLNLVQHPKNAGLGEAIKTGFTTFLEISKEGDFLAAMDCDNTQPPELLIKMYDTMIAGSYDIAIASRYRKGSKVIGLSKFREIMSYGASWLFRIAARVPGVRDYTCGYRLYNRNFVSKLDMYYGDNLFTESGFACMIDLLLKAKVLRPKIAEIPMVLRYDQKPTASKMKILKTITRTLKLLFKNLTSTGQTANLGQTFNEPGIARIPLKMANRK; this comes from the coding sequence ATGAGTCTTTTTGTTCTTTTACCCGCATACAACGAGCAAGAATCAATTCGTCCCTTATTCAAAAGGTTTCAGACATTACAGCAAATCTCTAATATGGAGATAAAACTGATTCTTGTTGATGATGGTAGTAGTGATGCAACTGCTGATACTGCTTTAGAGGAAGCTGAATCACTGGGGGTATTGCTTAATTTAGTCCAACATCCCAAGAATGCTGGTTTAGGTGAAGCAATTAAAACAGGTTTCACAACTTTCTTAGAAATTTCTAAAGAAGGCGACTTTTTAGCCGCAATGGATTGTGACAACACTCAACCACCAGAACTCTTAATCAAGATGTATGACACAATGATAGCTGGTAGCTATGATATTGCGATCGCATCTAGATACCGAAAAGGCTCTAAAGTCATAGGTTTATCAAAGTTTAGAGAAATAATGAGTTACGGAGCTAGCTGGCTGTTTAGAATTGCAGCCCGTGTACCAGGTGTCAGAGACTATACTTGTGGTTACAGGTTATATAACCGTAATTTTGTTAGTAAACTGGATATGTATTATGGCGACAATCTATTTACTGAAAGTGGATTTGCTTGCATGATAGATTTACTGCTAAAAGCCAAAGTACTCAGACCAAAAATTGCAGAAATTCCAATGGTTTTGAGATACGACCAAAAGCCAACTGCCAGCAAAATGAAAATTCTGAAAACTATTACTCGAACATTGAAGCTGCTGTTTAAGAATCTTACATCCACAGGACAAACTGCCAATTTAGGTCAGACTTTCAATGAGCCAGGAATAGCAAGAATTCCACTCAAAATGGCAAATCGGAAATAA
- a CDS encoding aspartate carbamoyltransferase catalytic subunit, whose product MPTTTWNRHHILSLADFTTTEYDTVLQTAASFQEVLSRRTKKVPTLQGQVVANLFFESSTRTRSSFELAAKRLSADTLNFAAATSSMTKGETILDTAKTYLAMGTDIMVVRHREAGVPNAIAAEMDRLGVRVSVLNAGDGQHEHPSQALLDLFTISTLIDPASPRVELLKGKKIAIVGDILHSRVARSNIWSLIASGAEVHLAAPPTLLPKLFAEYISEELGVKSDFPTPQLFLHWQLEPALQDADFVMTLRLQKERMTAHLLPSLREYHQLFGITRTKLQLCKPNVKVLHPGPVNRGVEISSELMDDPEFSLIQSQVTSGIAVRMALLYLLGSGKA is encoded by the coding sequence ATGCCTACTACTACCTGGAATCGTCATCACATTCTTTCCCTAGCTGACTTCACCACCACTGAATACGATACAGTTTTGCAAACTGCGGCCTCTTTCCAAGAAGTGCTATCCCGCCGGACGAAGAAAGTGCCAACTTTGCAGGGACAAGTGGTAGCAAATTTGTTTTTTGAATCTTCTACCCGGACTCGCAGCAGTTTTGAACTGGCGGCGAAACGCTTAAGTGCTGATACATTGAACTTCGCCGCAGCCACATCTTCTATGACTAAGGGAGAGACAATTCTTGACACGGCGAAGACTTATTTGGCAATGGGAACTGATATTATGGTAGTCCGCCATCGAGAGGCAGGAGTACCAAATGCGATCGCAGCTGAAATGGATCGTTTAGGTGTACGAGTTAGTGTCCTCAATGCTGGTGATGGTCAACACGAACATCCTTCCCAAGCATTGCTAGATTTATTTACCATAAGTACTCTAATTGACCCAGCGAGTCCCCGAGTGGAACTTTTAAAAGGGAAAAAGATTGCCATTGTTGGAGATATCCTTCATTCTCGTGTGGCGCGATCGAATATTTGGAGTTTAATTGCCAGTGGTGCCGAAGTGCATCTGGCAGCACCACCAACCCTGTTACCCAAATTATTTGCTGAGTATATATCTGAGGAGTTAGGAGTCAAAAGTGATTTCCCCACTCCCCAACTTTTTCTACATTGGCAGCTAGAACCAGCTTTACAAGATGCCGATTTTGTGATGACTCTACGCCTACAAAAGGAACGCATGACGGCTCATTTGCTGCCAAGTTTGCGAGAATATCATCAGTTATTTGGCATTACACGCACAAAGTTGCAACTTTGTAAACCTAATGTCAAAGTTCTACATCCAGGCCCAGTTAATCGGGGTGTTGAAATTAGTTCTGAATTGATGGATGACCCAGAATTTAGTCTGATTCAATCGCAAGTTACTAGCGGTATCGCCGTTCGCATGGCTTTACTATATTTATTAGGCAGTGGCAAGGCTTAA
- a CDS encoding DUF6888 family protein, whose product MRYPTPKQNLICFILCQNLTTFLLPIFIVRLDERTGDIYILAGDETGIVINPNGKWRYDE is encoded by the coding sequence ATGAGGTATCCTACACCCAAACAAAATCTGATTTGTTTTATTCTCTGTCAAAACCTCACAACGTTTCTACTACCTATCTTTATAGTCAGATTAGATGAACGAACAGGAGACATCTATATCTTGGCTGGTGATGAAACTGGTATTGTAATTAACCCTAATGGTAAATGGAGATACGACGAATGA
- a CDS encoding pentapeptide repeat-containing protein — translation MKAIFLTAAALLSTLSLAAPLSVKAENSAPVRRLLETRACSGCNLTGANLKGAHLIGVDLRNANLKGANLEGANLEGADLTGANLKSANLTKAFVSDTILNNANLTNVNLSNSRLYNSDVNGAILANIDLSGADVFNTAISIGGEY, via the coding sequence ATGAAAGCAATCTTTTTGACGGCAGCAGCCTTACTCAGCACACTATCTTTAGCTGCTCCCCTTTCCGTCAAAGCAGAAAACTCCGCCCCTGTTCGGCGCTTGCTGGAAACTAGAGCATGTTCTGGATGTAACTTAACAGGAGCAAACCTGAAAGGCGCTCACCTCATAGGTGTTGACTTAAGAAATGCAAATTTAAAGGGAGCTAATCTCGAAGGTGCTAATTTAGAAGGCGCTGATTTAACAGGCGCAAACTTAAAGTCTGCTAATCTCACCAAAGCATTTGTCAGCGATACTATCTTAAATAATGCCAATCTCACCAACGTTAATTTGAGTAATTCCCGTTTATATAATAGTGACGTAAATGGCGCAATTTTGGCTAATATTGATTTAAGCGGCGCTGATGTATTTAACACTGCCATTAGCATTGGTGGGGAATACTAA
- the mgtE gene encoding magnesium transporter, which translates to MLTQDIRDLLTDTTDLNQLKWDLNRLQPVDVGDYITQLPEKERAIAFRLLNKAQAIDVFEYLPTEVQEELINSLHDVQVVQLVEAMSPDERAELFDELPAGVIKRLLQELSPEERQATATILGYPEGTAGRVMTTEYVRLRQGLTVGEALSKIRRQDEDKETIYYAYVTDDNRTLVRVVSLRQLLFTFPDVFIQDISSDRVIKVRTETPQEEVARIMQRYDLIAIPVVDREDRLVGIVTIDDVMDILEEEATEDIQKLAGVSGDEAVLSSPLLTIRNRLPWLLGIMALYIGAASAIAPFQSVIAAVPVLAVIMPIFSNTGGTVGIQSLTVTIRGLGVGEVTPKDTMKILRKELLAGLGTAVALAITMFLLSLIWARPQERWVALIAGMVMATNTIVAVTLGTLLPMGLERLKLDPALVSGPLVTTMLDTIGFLTFLSLISLALNVFHLPT; encoded by the coding sequence ATGCTCACACAAGATATTCGTGATTTGCTGACTGATACTACCGATTTGAACCAATTGAAATGGGATTTGAATCGCTTGCAACCTGTGGATGTAGGAGATTACATTACACAATTGCCTGAGAAAGAACGCGCGATCGCATTCCGTTTACTCAACAAAGCTCAGGCAATTGATGTATTTGAATATCTGCCCACAGAGGTGCAAGAAGAATTAATTAATTCTCTGCATGATGTCCAGGTAGTGCAACTTGTAGAAGCCATGAGTCCCGATGAACGGGCAGAATTGTTTGATGAACTACCTGCTGGGGTAATCAAACGGCTATTACAAGAACTAAGTCCAGAAGAAAGGCAAGCAACAGCAACGATTCTCGGCTATCCAGAAGGCACGGCTGGGCGGGTGATGACAACCGAATATGTTCGGTTGCGGCAAGGATTGACTGTAGGTGAAGCCCTGAGTAAAATCCGCCGTCAGGATGAAGACAAGGAGACGATTTACTACGCCTACGTCACAGATGACAACCGGACGCTGGTGAGAGTAGTTTCACTGCGCCAATTACTGTTTACCTTTCCCGATGTTTTCATTCAGGATATCTCTAGCGATCGCGTCATTAAAGTTAGAACTGAAACCCCTCAAGAAGAAGTGGCGCGAATTATGCAGCGCTACGACTTAATTGCCATCCCCGTCGTCGATCGGGAAGACCGATTGGTTGGCATCGTCACCATTGATGATGTCATGGATATTTTGGAAGAAGAAGCCACAGAAGATATCCAAAAACTGGCGGGTGTGAGTGGTGATGAAGCAGTTTTATCCTCTCCCTTACTTACCATCCGCAACCGCTTGCCTTGGCTGTTGGGCATTATGGCACTGTATATTGGTGCAGCCAGTGCGATCGCGCCTTTTCAATCTGTAATTGCCGCAGTGCCAGTTCTAGCAGTCATCATGCCGATTTTTTCTAACACTGGTGGTACTGTCGGTATTCAATCATTAACGGTGACAATCCGCGGCTTAGGGGTGGGTGAGGTAACACCCAAAGATACAATGAAAATTCTTCGCAAAGAACTTCTAGCTGGTTTAGGTACAGCCGTAGCTTTAGCCATAACGATGTTCCTGCTTTCCTTAATTTGGGCGCGACCCCAAGAACGATGGGTGGCTTTAATTGCCGGCATGGTAATGGCAACTAATACAATTGTGGCTGTTACACTCGGCACTTTACTACCAATGGGTTTGGAACGGCTGAAACTTGACCCTGCTTTGGTTAGTGGCCCGTTAGTGACTACAATGCTAGATACAATTGGGTTTTTAACGTTCCTCAGCCTAATTTCTCTAGCTTTAAATGTTTTCCATTTACCAACTTGA